In Hymenobacter volaticus, the genomic window GTGGCCTTCAACCAACACGTTGGTATCAGGATACTTCTGAAGAACAGTGGCCATTTTCTGAATCTCAGACTGCGAAGCGGCCCGTAGGGTAGAGCTGTTAGTATCGAAAAGAATACCGGAGTCGAAGGTGATTTTGATGCCTTCCCCTACCCGCTCAACCCGGGCGTTCTGCATGTCGCGCTGCAATTCTTCGGCCTGCTTGTCCATCTTGCGGCCAATCAAGGCACCGCCCGAGCCACCTACAGCGGCACCGATGATGGCGCCCGCAGCAGTACCGTTTTTGCCCCCGATTACGCGGCCCAATACGCCGCCAACTACCGCACCGCCGCCGGCGCCGAGCAGGCCTCCTTTAGCAGTTTTGCTCATACCCGTCTTGCGAGGGCCAGTACCGTTGCCGGTTGGAGCGTCTGGAATGTTGGGGTTGCGAGTGGTAGCGCACGAGCCGAGAAGCAGCGTCAGCGCCATAAACAAAGACAAAAGTGACTTAGGGGTTTTCATCGAAGTGAACTTGGTGGAATGGTAAGAGAGTGTAGGGTAACGAGCGTGCTTACTGTACTTGCAGAAAAAATGTTTGCTAAGGCAGGGCTTGAATCAAAGCCAGTGTGCTCTCCACTATACCTAAAAAAGACCTGCCCAACTCGCGCTATTGCGGGTTGGGCAGGTCTTTTCAAGAAGCGTGCCGGCTTTTTAAACTTGCTGCGCAGACTTTGTGCTGGCTTTAGTTGCTACAACCCCAGTCGGACGCAGCATAGCGAGCAGATCGGCGAGGCGGGACTTCAACTCTTTGCGGTCGACAATAAAATCAAGGAAGCCGTGCTCTAGCACGAATTCAGCGCTTTGGAAGCCTTTGGGCAAGTCCTTACCAATAGTCTCCTTGATAACCCGCGGACCAGCAAATCCGATAAGGGCACCTGGCTCTGCAATATTGAAGTCGCCGAGCATGGCAAAGGAAGCCGTAACGCCTCCAGTGGTGGGGTCCGTGAGCAAGGAAATGTAGGGTAACCCTGCTTCGGAGAGTAGCGCAAGCTTGGCTGACGTTTTGGCCATCTGCATCAACGAATAGCCTGCTTCCATCATTCGAGCACCACCGGAGCGCGAAATCATGAGGAACGGCAACCGATGTTGGCGGGCATAATCGATAGCGCGGGCAATCTTTTCGCCCACCACAGAACCCATAGAACCACCAATGAAACGGAAATCCATAGCGGCAACCACTAGTTCCAGCCCGTTGAGCTGACCGTGGGCCGTACGCACCGCATCAGTCAGGCCCGTCACTTTCTCGGTGGCCGACAAGCGCTGGGGATACGCTTTGGTATCTACGAAATGCAGCGGGTCGGCGGAGTGCATATCCGCATCTAACTCTGCAAACTGGCCGCCATCGAAGAGAAACTCGAAATATTCGGCTGCATCAATTCGCTCGTGGTGGTTGCAATTGCCGCAGGTGTAGAGCAGCCGCTTATGCTCGGCCATGGTAGCCACCGTTTTACACTCGGGGCACTTGTGCCACAAGCCGTCCGGAGTTTCCTTTTTCTCTTCCGTCGGCGTGACGATACCTTTCTCTACGCGCTTAAACCAAGACATTTTTTGGTATTGAGTATGGGTACTGAGTATTGAGACAATAATTGGGGCCGCAGCACTTCGCTCGGTGAGCGCCGGGCATTCTGCGGCAAAGATGCAGGAACTAATCAGTAGTATCTTACTACTTGTTACGGGTTGCTTTTCATTTTATATGTGAGCCAACCTTATAGCTCTATACAGGTGCATATCCTGAACAATTTTCAACAGAGTTATCCCTTCGACAAAAGGCGTTGGAAAGTCACGCGGCCTGCTCAAACGAGTACTTTGCTGGCTGCTTCTCGTTCATTCTTGCTCGAGCTTTCACACTTGAATTAGCTAGGCTGGTTCAACTCATACAAAGCTGACTAGTTGGTAGCGCATCAGGCTGATAGATTTTCGTCGACAAGATTTCGTACTTGACGGTGACGGACGATAGGCAGCATTTAAACAAGCCTAAAACGCGCTACAGTAAAACAAGATCAAATATAAACTGAAAATCGGTCGATTGTCGGGCTGCGTTGCAACATCAACGCGTCCCTGAGTACCTTGCCGCGGGAAAATTTCCTTGGTGTATGCCACCTACTAAACTTCGATTTTCACCTTAGTCCTTTCTGTGAAAAATTCTTCTACTAGCCTGCTAGCCTTGGCACTGACTGCTGCCTCTTTACTGCCTGGCTGCGTACCATCTAAGCGTTACGAAGACCTGAAAGCCCGCCAAGCCTCCACTGAGCAAGGCAAAGCCGATGCTGAGCGCCAACAGCGCCTCGCAGTGGCCGAACTCAAGAAAGCTACCGAGGAAATAAACCAGTTGCACCTCGACAACAAACGTCTTACCGAGGACTCCACCCAGACCGGCAACGCCCTGCGCCGTACCCGCCAACTCTACTCCCAACTTACCGACAGCTACGATAAGCTACTTAAAAACAGCGACCGGGAACTAGCCAACAAGTCATCGGACTACAACAAAGTGGCCCAGGACTT contains:
- the accD gene encoding acetyl-CoA carboxylase, carboxyltransferase subunit beta, translating into MSWFKRVEKGIVTPTEEKKETPDGLWHKCPECKTVATMAEHKRLLYTCGNCNHHERIDAAEYFEFLFDGGQFAELDADMHSADPLHFVDTKAYPQRLSATEKVTGLTDAVRTAHGQLNGLELVVAAMDFRFIGGSMGSVVGEKIARAIDYARQHRLPFLMISRSGGARMMEAGYSLMQMAKTSAKLALLSEAGLPYISLLTDPTTGGVTASFAMLGDFNIAEPGALIGFAGPRVIKETIGKDLPKGFQSAEFVLEHGFLDFIVDRKELKSRLADLLAMLRPTGVVATKASTKSAQQV
- a CDS encoding OmpA family protein, with the protein product MKTPKSLLSLFMALTLLLGSCATTRNPNIPDAPTGNGTGPRKTGMSKTAKGGLLGAGGGAVVGGVLGRVIGGKNGTAAGAIIGAAVGGSGGALIGRKMDKQAEELQRDMQNARVERVGEGIKITFDSGILFDTNSSTLRAASQSEIQKMATVLQKYPDTNVLVEGHTDNTGSDAINNPLSQRRAQAVADYTQQQGVDASRITTQGYGSSQPIADNTTEAGKQANRRVEIAIYANEKMKKAAEKGTL